Proteins from one Arthrobacter sp. Soc17.1.1.1 genomic window:
- a CDS encoding SCO4848 family membrane protein, with product MELPTPLALILILAGVWTLIVWPPFLRRILKDPRARDEKGAPTRFLTVHVMLISTSMILGAATAVIGVRTLIG from the coding sequence ATGGAACTGCCCACACCCCTCGCCCTCATCCTGATCCTCGCCGGCGTCTGGACCCTGATCGTCTGGCCGCCGTTCCTGCGCCGCATCCTCAAGGACCCGCGCGCCCGTGACGAGAAGGGAGCGCCCACCCGCTTCCTCACGGTGCATGTCATGCTGATCTCCACGTCGATGATCCTCGGCGCGGCCACCGCCGTCATCGGGGTCCGCACCCTCATCGGCTGA
- a CDS encoding ATP-binding protein: MGRAARVPMAGSLEETGRSARLFRHRRRIIYSELALTIAFTLATALAFTERDALASAPGFLAGWALNLLVLALCCILPWSRIPSRWVIVMPLVDFVAIGLSRASAGESLAGVGLLAAFPVVWIAASRVRTRTAVAVSALASLAIIWLPLALRAEPVTFDELADPVLLPVLLAGLAWFVSALTKENRRRQEALRASQAALRANVEAGRARERLLGTVLDTVSVGLLAVDAGGHDILMNARQREAHAAAAPPGNDDPNESELLIFGADRVTPVPPEERPVRRAIRGEDLEAEQVWVGSGRGQRAFNIYSHAMHDDDGTFAGTVVSFNDVTELVLALQAKDDFLSNVSHEFRTPLTSILGYLELTLEREDHLPDGVAGHLQVARRNAVRLERLVEDLLAINAGSFRVDPVPTDVGRLLADAASSGYVRATHAGLRLVNRAPSSLPAVVDPVRLGQAVDNLLTNAVKYNRRGGSITLDARRGEDGLVIEVEDTGIGIESEDLHRIFDRFFRSPTVRATAVPGVGLGLLITKTIVGEHQGSITVTSERGKGTCFTILIPQPAPDGVRP; encoded by the coding sequence ATGGGCCGAGCCGCACGTGTGCCGATGGCGGGAAGCCTCGAGGAGACGGGCCGCAGTGCGCGGCTCTTCCGACACCGGCGCCGCATCATCTACAGCGAACTCGCCCTCACCATCGCGTTCACCCTCGCCACGGCACTGGCCTTCACCGAGCGTGACGCCCTCGCCTCCGCCCCGGGCTTCCTCGCCGGCTGGGCCCTGAATCTCCTCGTCCTGGCCCTGTGCTGCATCCTGCCCTGGTCACGCATCCCGAGCCGCTGGGTGATCGTCATGCCGCTCGTCGACTTCGTCGCGATCGGCCTCTCCCGCGCGTCGGCGGGCGAGAGCCTCGCAGGTGTCGGCCTGCTGGCGGCGTTCCCCGTCGTCTGGATCGCGGCGTCCCGCGTCCGGACCCGCACCGCCGTCGCCGTCTCCGCCCTCGCGTCCCTGGCGATCATCTGGCTGCCGCTCGCGCTCCGCGCCGAACCGGTGACCTTCGACGAGCTGGCCGACCCGGTGCTGCTCCCCGTGCTGCTCGCCGGCCTCGCCTGGTTCGTCAGCGCGCTCACCAAGGAGAACCGGCGGCGGCAGGAGGCACTGAGGGCCTCCCAGGCGGCGCTGCGCGCGAACGTGGAGGCGGGCCGCGCCCGCGAGCGCCTGCTCGGCACCGTCCTCGACACGGTCAGCGTGGGGCTGCTGGCGGTCGACGCCGGGGGCCACGACATCCTCATGAACGCCCGCCAGCGCGAGGCCCACGCCGCTGCCGCGCCTCCCGGCAACGACGATCCGAACGAGTCCGAACTGCTGATCTTCGGCGCCGACCGGGTCACGCCCGTGCCGCCGGAGGAGCGGCCGGTGCGCCGGGCGATCCGCGGCGAGGACCTCGAGGCCGAGCAGGTGTGGGTGGGCAGCGGGCGGGGCCAGCGCGCCTTCAACATCTACTCGCACGCCATGCACGACGACGACGGCACGTTCGCCGGCACGGTGGTCTCCTTCAACGACGTGACCGAACTGGTCCTCGCGCTGCAGGCGAAGGACGACTTCCTGTCCAACGTGTCGCACGAGTTCAGGACACCGCTGACGTCCATCCTCGGGTATCTCGAGCTGACGCTCGAGCGTGAGGACCATCTGCCCGACGGCGTCGCCGGGCACCTCCAGGTGGCGCGCCGCAACGCGGTGCGGCTCGAGCGCCTCGTCGAGGACCTGCTCGCCATCAATGCCGGGTCCTTCCGCGTGGACCCCGTGCCCACGGACGTCGGCCGGCTCCTGGCGGACGCGGCGTCGTCGGGGTACGTCCGTGCCACGCACGCGGGCCTGCGGCTCGTGAACCGCGCGCCGTCGTCCCTGCCCGCCGTGGTGGACCCGGTGCGCCTCGGACAGGCCGTCGACAACCTGCTCACCAATGCCGTGAAGTACAACCGGCGGGGCGGGAGCATCACGCTCGATGCCCGCCGGGGCGAGGACGGCCTGGTCATCGAGGTCGAGGACACGGGGATCGGTATCGAGTCGGAGGACCTGCACCGGATCTTCGACCGCTTCTTCCGCTCGCCGACGGTCCGGGCGACGGCGGTGCCCGGCGTCGGGCTGGGGCTGCTGATCACCAAGACCATCGTGGGCGAGCACCAGGGCTCCATCACCGTGACGAGCGAGCGTGGCAAGGGCACGTGCTTCACGATCCTGATCCCGCAGCCTGCGCCGGACGGCGTCCGGCCCTGA
- a CDS encoding DUF2505 domain-containing protein: MALNASTTLPYDTHTVLGVFTDEGFVRHMSEYVGGTLESLTVDGDTAGAFTLTAVRTMPTTRLPDMARKFVGETLSVTQTEHWEAPAADGSRQASLEMTVAGVPLNVSAVQRLIAQGTDTVVDLQGNVTSSIPFLGGKIAGAAEPMIGKALNVQAVEARKWLESR; this comes from the coding sequence ATGGCTTTGAACGCGTCCACCACGCTCCCCTACGACACCCACACGGTGCTCGGCGTCTTCACCGACGAGGGCTTCGTGCGCCACATGAGCGAGTACGTCGGCGGCACCCTGGAGTCGCTCACGGTCGACGGCGACACCGCCGGGGCGTTCACCCTCACCGCGGTCCGCACCATGCCGACCACCCGCCTCCCGGACATGGCCCGCAAGTTCGTGGGCGAGACCCTCTCGGTCACGCAGACCGAGCACTGGGAGGCGCCCGCAGCGGACGGCTCCCGCCAGGCCTCGCTCGAGATGACTGTCGCCGGTGTGCCCCTGAACGTGTCCGCGGTCCAGCGGCTGATCGCCCAGGGCACCGACACCGTCGTCGACCTGCAGGGCAACGTCACCTCCTCCATCCCGTTCCTCGGCGGCAAGATCGCCGGCGCCGCGGAGCCGATGATCGGCAAGGCCCTCAACGTGCAGGCCGTCGAGGCCCGGAAGTGGCTCGAGAGCCGCTGA
- a CDS encoding NUDIX domain-containing protein, whose amino-acid sequence MTREQDLEDLQHHAADAPDARGRTGLDRAGRDLTRNARVRILGVSVLASDWHVLRRTTFEYTRLDGSRNIESRETYDRGNGATVLLYDPGHGTVLLVRQFRYPAYVNDHADGMLLEAPAGLLDEDDPATAIRREAEEETGVTIGALEHVFTAYMSPGSVTEAIYFYAAPYSDADRSGPGGGLRSDGEDLEVVELPFADALAGIRDGAIVDAKTIMLLQWAALEGPFARRA is encoded by the coding sequence ATGACCCGCGAGCAGGACCTCGAGGATCTGCAGCACCACGCCGCCGACGCGCCGGACGCGCGCGGCCGGACAGGGCTCGACCGGGCAGGACGCGACCTGACGCGGAACGCACGGGTCAGGATCCTGGGCGTGTCCGTCCTCGCATCGGACTGGCATGTGCTGCGCCGGACCACCTTCGAGTACACCCGCCTGGACGGCTCGCGGAACATCGAGTCCCGCGAGACCTATGACCGCGGCAACGGTGCGACGGTGCTCCTCTACGACCCCGGGCACGGCACCGTGCTCCTCGTCCGGCAGTTCCGATACCCCGCCTATGTGAACGACCACGCGGACGGGATGCTCCTGGAGGCTCCGGCAGGCCTCCTCGACGAGGACGACCCGGCCACCGCGATCCGCCGGGAGGCCGAGGAGGAGACCGGGGTGACCATCGGTGCCCTCGAGCACGTCTTCACGGCCTACATGAGCCCGGGCTCCGTCACCGAGGCGATCTACTTCTATGCCGCGCCCTACAGCGACGCCGACCGGTCCGGACCCGGCGGCGGCCTGCGCTCGGACGGGGAGGACCTCGAGGTCGTCGAGCTGCCCTTCGCCGACGCCCTGGCCGGCATCCGGGACGGGGCCATCGTCGACGCCAAGACCATCATGCTGCTGCAGTGGGCGGCGCTGGAGGGCCCGTTCGCCCGCAGGGCCTGA
- a CDS encoding copper-translocating P-type ATPase: protein MFRSRFWASLVLAVPVVAFSPMFTMLLGRMPPEFPGSTLIAPVLGTIIFLYGGTPFLKGGVSELRSRQPGMMLLIAMAISVAFIASWVTTLRIGGFALDFWWELALLIVIMLLGHWMEMRALGSAAGALDALAALLPDEADRITAAGVETVPVGSLTVGDAVLVRSGARVPADGRIIDGAAEFDESMITGESRTVPRAVGDTVVAGTVATDNAVRLAVTAVGSGTTLAGIQRLVAEAQASSSRAQALADRAAALLFYFALGAGILTFLAWMLLGSPDDAVIRTVTVLVIACPHALGLAIPLVIAISTERAAKAGILIRNRIALERMRTVDIVLFDKTGTLTEGRHAVTATTTVTGMSEAELLALAGAAEADSEHPVARAVVTAARADREAADLAYIGTGFTSLTGRGVRATVHGRDVAVGGPAMLRDLGLDTPSDIAATVHGWVGRGAAVLHVIRDGAVIGALRLEDRVREESRTAVQALQARGVRVAMITGDARQVADVVGAELGIDEVFADVLPRDKDSKVTELQGRGLRIAMVGDGVNDAPALARAEVGIAIGAGTDVAMESAGVVLAGNDPRSVLALIDLSRASYRRMIQNLIWATGYNVLAVPLAAGVLASAGILLSPAAGAVLMSVSTIVVALNAQLLRRIDLNPRHIGAAGTARSAPGPRHDLTPPLTDTTPH, encoded by the coding sequence ATGTTCAGGAGCCGGTTCTGGGCCAGCCTGGTCCTCGCGGTCCCGGTCGTCGCCTTCAGTCCCATGTTCACCATGCTCCTCGGCCGCATGCCGCCGGAGTTCCCGGGCTCCACCCTGATCGCCCCGGTGCTCGGCACGATCATCTTCCTGTACGGCGGCACCCCGTTCCTGAAGGGAGGGGTGTCGGAGCTGAGGTCCCGGCAGCCCGGCATGATGCTGCTGATCGCCATGGCCATCAGCGTCGCGTTCATCGCCTCCTGGGTCACCACGCTGCGGATCGGCGGGTTCGCCCTGGACTTCTGGTGGGAGCTCGCCCTGCTGATCGTGATCATGCTCCTGGGCCACTGGATGGAGATGCGCGCCCTGGGCTCCGCCGCCGGGGCCCTGGACGCCCTGGCGGCCCTGCTGCCCGACGAGGCCGACAGGATCACGGCCGCCGGCGTCGAGACCGTGCCGGTGGGCTCGCTGACCGTCGGGGACGCCGTGCTCGTGCGCTCCGGCGCCCGGGTACCCGCCGATGGGCGGATCATCGACGGGGCGGCCGAGTTCGACGAGTCGATGATCACCGGCGAATCGCGTACCGTGCCGCGCGCGGTCGGGGACACCGTCGTCGCAGGTACCGTCGCCACCGACAACGCCGTGCGGCTGGCGGTGACCGCCGTCGGGTCCGGGACCACGCTCGCCGGGATCCAGCGACTGGTCGCCGAGGCGCAGGCCTCCTCCTCGAGGGCGCAGGCCCTGGCGGACCGGGCTGCCGCCCTGCTGTTCTACTTCGCGCTCGGCGCCGGCATCCTGACCTTCCTCGCCTGGATGCTCCTCGGCAGCCCGGATGACGCGGTGATCCGCACCGTCACGGTCCTCGTGATCGCCTGCCCCCACGCCCTCGGACTGGCGATCCCGCTGGTGATCGCGATCTCCACCGAACGCGCCGCGAAGGCCGGGATACTGATCAGAAACCGCATCGCCCTGGAACGCATGCGCACCGTCGACATCGTCCTGTTCGACAAGACCGGCACCCTCACCGAGGGCCGGCACGCCGTCACCGCGACCACCACGGTCACCGGGATGAGCGAGGCCGAGCTGCTGGCACTGGCCGGCGCCGCCGAAGCCGACAGCGAGCACCCGGTCGCCCGCGCCGTCGTAACAGCCGCTCGCGCCGATCGGGAGGCGGCGGACCTCGCCTACATCGGCACGGGGTTCACTTCCCTGACCGGCCGCGGCGTCCGGGCCACGGTCCATGGCCGCGACGTGGCGGTCGGCGGGCCGGCCATGCTCAGGGACCTCGGACTCGACACCCCCTCGGACATCGCGGCCACGGTGCACGGATGGGTGGGCCGCGGCGCGGCTGTCCTGCACGTCATCCGCGACGGTGCGGTGATCGGCGCCCTCAGGCTCGAGGACAGGGTCCGCGAGGAATCCCGGACGGCCGTGCAGGCCCTGCAGGCCCGCGGGGTGAGGGTCGCGATGATCACCGGCGACGCCCGCCAGGTCGCCGACGTGGTCGGCGCGGAACTGGGCATCGACGAGGTGTTCGCCGACGTCCTGCCCAGGGACAAGGACTCCAAGGTCACCGAGCTGCAGGGCCGCGGCCTGAGGATCGCGATGGTCGGCGACGGCGTCAACGACGCCCCCGCCCTGGCCCGAGCGGAGGTGGGCATCGCCATCGGCGCCGGGACGGACGTGGCCATGGAGTCCGCCGGCGTGGTCCTCGCGGGGAACGACCCGCGCTCGGTGCTGGCGCTGATCGACCTGTCCAGGGCCAGCTACCGCAGGATGATCCAGAACCTGATCTGGGCCACCGGGTACAACGTGCTGGCCGTGCCGCTGGCCGCAGGCGTGCTGGCGTCTGCCGGGATCCTGCTCTCACCTGCCGCCGGCGCGGTGCTGATGAGCGTGTCCACCATCGTGGTGGCGCTCAACGCGCAGCTGCTGCGGCGGATCGACCTCAACCCGCGGCACATCGGCGCAGCGGGCACCGCACGATCGGCGCCGGGACCACGGCACGACCTGACACCACCCCTCACTGACACCACCCCTCACTGA
- the nhaA gene encoding Na+/H+ antiporter NhaA yields the protein MSQTPSVPPRSAVLGRGTYGEALRIGEILRKETVGGILLVAAAVIALVWANSPASESYFALRDLRVGYAPWHLELSLGAWAADGLLAIFFFLVGLELKREFVAGDLRSFSRSVVPIAAAVGGVAVPAVIYALVNLGNPEALRGWAIPTATDIAFAVAVLAIIGSHLPSALRIFLLTLAVVDDLIAITIIAVFYTSDLSAAPLLLALLPLAVFTFLAQRYRRFFGIRPWAAWYILLPLGLITWALVHASGIHATVAGVLLGFAIPVIRSQASGGPSAGPGLSEVFEHRFRPISAGFAVPVFAFFSAGVAIGGWDGLVSAVTDPVAVGIVVALVVGKPVGILGTTWLVTKLTRASLDRSLKWIDVFGMSLLAGIGFTVSLLVAELSFGLGSIHDDHAKVGILTASLLAALLASSVLVLRNRHYRIVEAEEAVDADQDGVPDVYEQDGRP from the coding sequence ATGAGCCAGACCCCATCCGTACCGCCACGTTCCGCCGTCCTGGGCAGGGGCACCTACGGCGAGGCGCTGAGGATCGGCGAGATCCTCCGCAAGGAGACCGTGGGCGGCATCCTGCTCGTCGCCGCGGCCGTCATCGCCCTCGTCTGGGCCAACTCCCCGGCCTCCGAGAGCTACTTCGCGCTCCGCGACCTGCGCGTGGGCTACGCGCCGTGGCACCTCGAGCTGTCCCTCGGCGCCTGGGCCGCCGACGGGCTGCTGGCCATCTTCTTCTTCCTCGTCGGCCTGGAGCTCAAGCGCGAGTTCGTGGCCGGCGACCTCCGCAGCTTCAGCCGGTCCGTGGTGCCGATCGCCGCCGCCGTCGGTGGTGTGGCGGTCCCCGCCGTCATCTACGCGCTGGTCAACCTCGGCAACCCGGAGGCGCTGCGCGGCTGGGCGATCCCCACGGCGACGGACATCGCGTTCGCGGTGGCCGTGCTGGCGATCATCGGCTCACACCTGCCGAGCGCGCTGAGGATCTTCCTGCTCACCCTGGCCGTGGTCGACGACCTCATCGCGATCACCATCATCGCGGTGTTCTACACCAGCGACCTCTCCGCCGCTCCGTTGCTGCTGGCGCTCCTGCCCCTGGCCGTCTTCACGTTCCTGGCCCAGCGCTACCGCCGGTTCTTCGGCATCCGGCCCTGGGCGGCCTGGTACATCCTCCTGCCCCTGGGCCTGATCACCTGGGCGCTCGTGCACGCCTCGGGCATCCACGCCACCGTGGCCGGCGTCCTCCTGGGCTTCGCCATCCCGGTGATCCGCTCGCAGGCGAGCGGCGGCCCGTCGGCCGGCCCCGGGCTCTCGGAGGTGTTCGAGCACCGGTTCCGGCCCATCTCGGCCGGCTTCGCCGTCCCGGTGTTCGCCTTCTTCTCCGCCGGCGTCGCCATCGGGGGCTGGGACGGTCTGGTCTCGGCCGTCACCGACCCCGTGGCCGTCGGTATCGTCGTGGCCCTCGTGGTGGGCAAGCCCGTCGGGATCCTGGGCACCACGTGGCTCGTCACGAAGCTCACGCGGGCGTCCCTGGACCGCTCCCTGAAGTGGATCGACGTGTTCGGGATGTCGCTCCTGGCCGGGATCGGCTTCACGGTCTCGCTGCTCGTGGCGGAGCTGAGCTTCGGGCTGGGCAGCATCCACGACGACCACGCCAAGGTGGGCATCCTCACGGCGTCGCTGCTGGCGGCGCTCCTGGCGTCGTCGGTGCTGGTCCTCCGCAACCGCCACTACCGCATCGTGGAGGCCGAGGAGGCCGTCGACGCCGACCAGGACGGCGTGCCGGACGTGTACGAGCAGGACGGCCGGCCGTAG